A single window of Sparus aurata chromosome 22, fSpaAur1.1, whole genome shotgun sequence DNA harbors:
- the dnajc5ga gene encoding dnaJ (Hsp40) homolog, subfamily C, member 5 gamma a isoform X3 produces MAEPNPSRPQRKMSTAGESVYKVLGLEKGASAEDIKKAYRKLALKYHPDKNPDNPEAAEKFKEINNANSILNDETKRKIYDEYGSMGLYVSEQFGEESVKYYFLMSKWWFKGLVLCCTLFTCCCCCCCCCFCCGKCKPPDDDEHYQYVDPEDLEAQIKAEQDGGK; encoded by the exons ATGGCTGAACCGAACCCCTCCCGTCCCCAAAGGAAGATGTCCACAGCTGGGGAGAGTGTGTACAAGGTGCTAGGGCTGGAGAAAGGAGCGTCGGCTGAGGACATCAAGAAAGCATACAG GAAACTAGCATTGAAGTACCACCCAGATAAGAACCCAGACAACCCTGAGGCTGCAGAGAAGTTTAAGGAGATTAACAACGCCAACTCTATTTTAAATGATGAGACCAAGAGGAAGATCTACGACGAGTATGGCTCCATGGGCCTTTACGTCTCCGAACAGTTCGGAGAGGAGAGCGTCAAATATTACTTCCTCATGTCCAAATGGTGGTTTAAG ggtCTGGTACTGTGCTGCACGttgttcacctgctgctgctgctgctgctgctgttgtttctgcTGTGGGAAATGTAAACCACCCGACGATGATGAACACTACCAGTACGTCGACCCTGAAGACCTGGAGGCCCAAATCAAAGCCGAGCAGGATGGAG GGAAGTGA
- the dnajc5ga gene encoding dnaJ (Hsp40) homolog, subfamily C, member 5 gamma a isoform X1 has product MAEPNPSRPQRKMSTAGESVYKVLGLEKGASAEDIKKAYRKLALKYHPDKNPDNPEAAEKFKEINNANSILNDETKRKIYDEYGSMGLYVSEQFGEESVKYYFLMSKWWFKGLVLCCTLFTCCCCCCCCCFCCGKCKPPDDDEHYQYVDPEDLEAQIKAEQDGGFTVIIGQPTSNVGPESPEGQSQPIPLPMPMPMPPAEPQSPTSPAGEENPGETLPESK; this is encoded by the exons ATGGCTGAACCGAACCCCTCCCGTCCCCAAAGGAAGATGTCCACAGCTGGGGAGAGTGTGTACAAGGTGCTAGGGCTGGAGAAAGGAGCGTCGGCTGAGGACATCAAGAAAGCATACAG GAAACTAGCATTGAAGTACCACCCAGATAAGAACCCAGACAACCCTGAGGCTGCAGAGAAGTTTAAGGAGATTAACAACGCCAACTCTATTTTAAATGATGAGACCAAGAGGAAGATCTACGACGAGTATGGCTCCATGGGCCTTTACGTCTCCGAACAGTTCGGAGAGGAGAGCGTCAAATATTACTTCCTCATGTCCAAATGGTGGTTTAAG ggtCTGGTACTGTGCTGCACGttgttcacctgctgctgctgctgctgctgctgttgtttctgcTGTGGGAAATGTAAACCACCCGACGATGATGAACACTACCAGTACGTCGACCCTGAAGACCTGGAGGCCCAAATCAAAGCCGAGCAGGATGGAG GTTTCACAGTAATCATAGGCCAGCCCACATCTAATGTGGGTCCAGAAAGCCCAGAAGGCCAGAGTCAGCCCATCCCTCTGCCAATGCCAATGCCCATGCCTCCAGCCGAGCCTCAGTCGCCGACCAGTCCGGCCGGGGAAGAAAACCCCGGAGAAACCTTACCAGAGTCGAAATGA
- the dnajc5ga gene encoding dnaJ (Hsp40) homolog, subfamily C, member 5 gamma a isoform X2, translated as MAEPNPSRPQRKMSTAGESVYKVLGLEKGASAEDIKKAYRKLALKYHPDKNPDNPEAAEKFKEINNANSILNDETKRKIYDEYGSMGLYVSEQFGEESVKYYFLMSKWWFKGLVLCCTLFTCCCCCCCCCFCCGKCKPPDDDEHYQYVDPEDLEAQIKAEQDGAFRAPNMTQPKSTAASKTEINQPKATSRPRPTPQP; from the exons ATGGCTGAACCGAACCCCTCCCGTCCCCAAAGGAAGATGTCCACAGCTGGGGAGAGTGTGTACAAGGTGCTAGGGCTGGAGAAAGGAGCGTCGGCTGAGGACATCAAGAAAGCATACAG GAAACTAGCATTGAAGTACCACCCAGATAAGAACCCAGACAACCCTGAGGCTGCAGAGAAGTTTAAGGAGATTAACAACGCCAACTCTATTTTAAATGATGAGACCAAGAGGAAGATCTACGACGAGTATGGCTCCATGGGCCTTTACGTCTCCGAACAGTTCGGAGAGGAGAGCGTCAAATATTACTTCCTCATGTCCAAATGGTGGTTTAAG ggtCTGGTACTGTGCTGCACGttgttcacctgctgctgctgctgctgctgctgttgtttctgcTGTGGGAAATGTAAACCACCCGACGATGATGAACACTACCAGTACGTCGACCCTGAAGACCTGGAGGCCCAAATCAAAGCCGAGCAGGATGGAG ccTTTCGAGCCCCTAATATGACCCAGCCAAAATCCACTGCAGCCAGCAAGACAGAGATCAACCAGCCCAAAGCTACCAGCCGGCCCAGGCCCACACCTCAACCCTGA